Proteins encoded in a region of the Haloglomus salinum genome:
- a CDS encoding NADH-quinone oxidoreductase subunit J gives MALAETLAFALFALVTVGSALGVVLVRDIWHAALLLGVALVSVAVHFVMLRAEFLAAMQILVYVGGVLVLITFAVMLVREQGADTEVVGQ, from the coding sequence ATGGCACTAGCAGAGACACTGGCGTTCGCGCTGTTCGCCCTCGTGACCGTGGGGAGCGCGCTGGGCGTCGTGTTGGTCCGCGACATCTGGCACGCGGCGCTCCTCCTCGGGGTGGCGCTCGTCAGCGTTGCGGTCCACTTCGTCATGCTGCGCGCCGAGTTCCTCGCGGCGATGCAGATCCTGGTGTACGTTGGTGGGGTACTCGTCCTCATCACGTTCGCCGTGATGCTGGTCCGCGAGCAAGGGGCCGACACGGAGGTGGTCGGCCAATGA
- a CDS encoding class I SAM-dependent methyltransferase, whose product MGTATTNEEGSVEGGVADGDASGHDHDTEGPAHPWFARLYDPVMRASEAKLFPPHREYLARDLSGDVLDLGAGTGAMLPYYETAIQSGEATITVLEPDPHMRKQAVAEARRLDIDVRVSDARAESLPFPDDSFDVVVASMVFCTIPDPAAALDEVARVLRPGGELRFLEHVAEEGWRRLAQRALAPLWSRFAGGCRLTRRTGDQFSDHAAFTVLDIQRQHLGVFPVRPFVRGTLERRDSIEEFGADPSVRERVREAVDAARSRLERS is encoded by the coding sequence ATGGGAACCGCCACCACGAACGAGGAGGGGTCCGTGGAGGGTGGGGTGGCGGACGGCGACGCATCGGGACACGACCACGACACGGAGGGCCCGGCCCACCCATGGTTCGCTCGGCTGTACGACCCGGTGATGCGGGCCTCCGAGGCGAAGCTGTTCCCGCCACACCGGGAGTATCTCGCCCGCGACCTCTCGGGAGACGTACTCGATCTCGGGGCGGGCACCGGGGCGATGCTGCCCTACTACGAGACGGCCATCCAGTCGGGCGAGGCAACCATCACCGTCCTCGAGCCGGACCCGCACATGCGCAAACAGGCCGTTGCGGAGGCCCGGCGCCTCGATATCGACGTACGGGTGAGCGACGCACGCGCGGAGTCGCTCCCCTTCCCGGACGACTCGTTCGACGTGGTGGTCGCGTCGATGGTCTTCTGCACGATTCCGGACCCGGCGGCGGCACTCGACGAGGTCGCCCGGGTGCTCCGCCCCGGCGGGGAGCTCCGGTTCCTCGAACACGTCGCTGAGGAGGGCTGGCGACGCCTCGCTCAGCGGGCGCTCGCGCCACTCTGGAGCCGGTTCGCGGGCGGCTGCCGTCTCACTCGCCGCACGGGCGACCAGTTCAGCGACCACGCTGCGTTCACCGTGCTCGACATCCAGCGTCAGCACCTCGGCGTCTTCCCGGTCCGGCCGTTCGTCAGGGGGACGCTGGAGCGACGCGACTCCATCGAGGAGTTCGGTGCCGACCCCTCGGTCCGGGAACGCGTCCGGGAGGCGGTCGATGCCGCACGGAGCCGTCTGGAACGGAGTTAG
- a CDS encoding NADH-quinone oxidoreductase subunit B, with product MSSDNTTPTESTQEARMGDGVDSRFNSKLREAFGSTPFILTKFDKFMNWVRGSSMFMLQFGIACCSIEMMHTYAVKHDLDRFGAGVPRASPRQADVIIVPGTIVSKFAPRMKRVYDQMPEPKFVVGMGSCTISGGPFQEGYNVIKGAEEVIPVDIHVPGCPPRPEALVYGVAKLQERIANGESAPVTVKPYELEQFGDLEGDELVQHLADQIDEEDLVMRYNWADSP from the coding sequence ATGAGTTCCGACAACACCACACCGACAGAGTCGACGCAGGAAGCCCGCATGGGCGACGGCGTCGACTCCCGCTTCAACTCGAAGCTCCGCGAGGCGTTCGGCTCCACCCCGTTCATCCTCACAAAGTTCGACAAGTTCATGAACTGGGTCCGGGGCTCCTCGATGTTCATGCTGCAGTTCGGCATCGCCTGCTGCAGCATCGAGATGATGCACACCTACGCGGTCAAGCACGACCTCGACCGCTTCGGGGCCGGCGTGCCCCGGGCGTCCCCACGACAGGCGGACGTCATCATCGTTCCAGGGACCATCGTCTCGAAGTTCGCCCCGCGGATGAAGCGCGTCTACGACCAGATGCCCGAGCCGAAGTTCGTCGTCGGGATGGGCTCCTGTACCATCTCCGGCGGCCCCTTCCAGGAGGGCTACAACGTCATCAAGGGCGCGGAAGAGGTCATCCCGGTGGACATCCACGTCCCCGGCTGCCCGCCGCGGCCCGAGGCGCTGGTCTACGGCGTCGCCAAACTGCAGGAGCGCATCGCCAACGGCGAGAGCGCCCCCGTCACCGTCAAGCCGTACGAACTGGAGCAGTTCGGCGACCTCGAGGGCGACGAACTCGTACAGCACCTCGCCGACCAGATCGACGAGGAGGACCTCGTCATGCGGTACAACTGGGCGGACTCGCCCTGA
- the purE gene encoding 5-(carboxyamino)imidazole ribonucleotide mutase, with amino-acid sequence MSTPESVQSLVDDLHDEAERDRPAEDTPEVGIVMGSDSDLDTMYGAYEALTELGFEEVTDVENPPETRYTFETYVVSAHRTPGLMYAYAETAEDRGLDVIIAGAGGKSADLPNMTASLAYPLPVVGVPVQEKSVSSVLGMPTGAPIVAVDAGKSFNAALSAVQTLAREHDELRDRLVDYHERLQQGVGEVSRDLHESGTARFRAERE; translated from the coding sequence ATGAGTACACCGGAGTCAGTGCAGTCGCTGGTCGACGACCTCCACGACGAGGCAGAACGGGACCGCCCGGCCGAGGATACCCCCGAGGTCGGCATCGTGATGGGTTCGGATTCGGACCTCGATACGATGTACGGGGCGTACGAGGCCCTGACCGAACTCGGCTTCGAGGAGGTGACCGACGTCGAGAACCCGCCCGAGACCCGCTACACGTTCGAGACCTACGTCGTCAGCGCCCACCGGACACCCGGGCTGATGTACGCCTACGCCGAGACCGCCGAGGACCGCGGCCTCGATGTCATCATCGCGGGGGCGGGCGGCAAGAGCGCCGACCTGCCGAACATGACCGCCAGCCTTGCGTACCCGCTCCCGGTGGTCGGCGTGCCGGTCCAGGAGAAGTCGGTGAGCAGCGTGCTTGGGATGCCGACGGGCGCGCCCATCGTGGCCGTCGACGCGGGGAAATCGTTCAACGCCGCGCTGTCGGCGGTCCAGACGCTGGCCCGTGAACACGACGAGCTGCGCGACCGACTCGTCGACTACCACGAGCGCCTGCAGCAGGGTGTGGGCGAGGTGTCCCGGGACCTCCACGAGTCGGGGACCGCCAGGTTCCGGGCCGAGCGTGAGTGA
- a CDS encoding NADH-quinone oxidoreductase subunit J — MTSRPRLERNSRQVVGLLSLVLFAVLSAVFLTAEFGGAAGFPGDGSITAAIGYAMFNLDAGAFPSEGFLVTFEIIDLVLVAALAAAVMLARREGGSLPLRTDGGEPGGRASSDRQSDGGTERTGDEDGGDR, encoded by the coding sequence ATGACCAGTCGCCCACGACTGGAGCGAAACAGTCGGCAGGTCGTCGGCCTGCTGTCGCTCGTCCTGTTCGCCGTCCTGTCCGCCGTGTTCCTCACGGCGGAGTTCGGGGGGGCTGCCGGCTTCCCCGGCGACGGCTCCATCACCGCCGCCATCGGCTACGCGATGTTCAACCTCGACGCGGGGGCCTTCCCCTCCGAGGGATTCCTCGTGACGTTCGAGATCATCGACCTCGTGCTGGTGGCGGCGCTGGCTGCTGCCGTCATGCTCGCCCGTCGAGAGGGGGGTTCGCTCCCGCTCCGGACGGATGGCGGTGAGCCCGGAGGGCGAGCCTCGTCGGACCGACAGTCCGACGGCGGCACGGAGCGCACGGGCGACGAGGACGGGGGTGACCGGTGA
- a CDS encoding DUF7537 family lipoprotein — MRTTAVLVCCLVVLSGCSGLTGGGEYPPGTNETHVNETALVIGHQSALDNRSYTVVSRVNVSLERTPENVTLPPRQGRTEVRIGTGGTPYHSIETRGNRTSELFIANGTVYRRVETPHDVAYRVLRPGARGPVNETLGAPNGLELLVAPPDPNYTFVRREGGLLGERLYVFRAESTGFPGETGDGSETNFTATLRVTGDGAIRSYEDSIALGEGSMNRTFRVTDIGSTAVPEPEWLEAARANATAR, encoded by the coding sequence ATGCGAACGACGGCCGTTCTCGTCTGCTGTCTGGTCGTACTGTCGGGATGCAGCGGGCTGACAGGTGGCGGGGAGTACCCACCGGGAACGAACGAGACGCACGTGAACGAGACCGCGCTGGTGATCGGACACCAGTCCGCGCTGGACAACCGGAGCTACACGGTCGTCTCTCGGGTGAACGTGAGCCTGGAGCGGACCCCGGAGAACGTGACGCTACCCCCACGCCAGGGCCGGACGGAGGTCCGTATCGGTACTGGTGGAACCCCGTACCACTCCATCGAGACGCGGGGGAACCGAACCTCGGAGCTCTTCATCGCCAACGGCACGGTCTACCGTCGCGTCGAGACGCCCCACGATGTGGCCTACCGTGTGCTCCGACCCGGCGCCCGCGGGCCGGTGAACGAGACGCTCGGCGCCCCGAACGGGCTAGAACTGTTGGTCGCCCCACCGGACCCGAACTACACCTTCGTCCGACGCGAGGGTGGACTCCTCGGGGAACGCCTGTACGTCTTCCGGGCCGAGAGCACCGGGTTCCCTGGTGAGACCGGCGACGGCTCGGAGACAAACTTCACCGCGACGCTCCGGGTGACCGGCGACGGGGCCATCCGCTCCTACGAGGATTCCATCGCCCTCGGCGAGGGGTCGATGAACCGGACGTTCCGGGTGACGGACATCGGGTCGACAGCGGTGCCCGAACCGGAGTGGCTGGAGGCGGCACGGGCGAACGCGACCGCGCGGTGA
- the nuoK gene encoding NADH-quinone oxidoreductase subunit NuoK produces MAVPVQYYLVLSAAVFCIGLFGILTRRNALMFLMSVELMLNAANINLVAFSFYHGNLTGQVFSLFTMALAAAEVAVGIGIILVLYRNFSDVDVTKATTLRW; encoded by the coding sequence ATGGCGGTCCCGGTCCAGTACTACCTGGTCCTCTCGGCCGCGGTGTTCTGTATCGGCCTGTTCGGCATCCTGACGCGGCGGAACGCGCTGATGTTCCTGATGAGCGTCGAGCTGATGCTGAACGCTGCGAATATCAACCTCGTCGCGTTCTCGTTCTACCACGGGAACCTGACCGGGCAGGTGTTCAGCCTGTTCACGATGGCGCTGGCGGCCGCCGAGGTGGCGGTCGGCATCGGCATCATCCTCGTCCTGTATCGCAACTTCTCGGACGTGGACGTGACGAAAGCGACGACACTGAGGTGGTAA
- a CDS encoding hydroxymethylglutaryl-CoA reductase — MVIPTPDSGVLKRIYANLVGSGGRFSLDIPDRILQRLYTYGSLKDTDRGAEFEIKNRLQDAKVTGVSRVVINRQRIDLEDVRVVTADEKEYTLDEIDEDQPINFPVGRTVVIVIEGVDLSTGEHEIDIDFQADPFGELTLEVTDTIRDEETVGGIPRDDEDNYSESAIAERHEYLEEETGVDLEHVPGNSFDPHETEGNVENFIGVAQMPLGVAGPVQVNGEHADGEYPIPLATTEGTLVASYSRGMKAINLSGGAKTTVVDDNMNRAPVFVFEDARNARDFRDWVFEHMETIREKAEETSSVAELVRIEDYMTNNHVHLRFDYTTGDAAGQNMVGKATFAACNWMLSEYSGYVENFYLEGNFATDKKASKINDLQTRGKRVTAETTLSEQTMLHHLGVEPSAIHHHGQVATLGSFFSGANTNGAHPANGLASLFIACGQDEANVAESSAAMVNTTLLDDNSLHVSVTIPSLIVATYGGGTGLPTQRECLSMLDCDGAGNVNKFAEIAAATVLAGELSLASAISASDWVTSHDELGRNR; from the coding sequence ATGGTCATTCCGACGCCAGACAGCGGCGTGCTGAAGCGCATCTACGCGAACCTGGTCGGCTCGGGGGGGCGGTTCTCCCTGGATATCCCGGACCGCATCCTGCAGCGGCTCTACACCTACGGGAGTCTGAAGGATACGGACCGCGGGGCCGAATTCGAGATAAAGAACCGGCTCCAGGACGCGAAGGTGACAGGCGTCTCCCGGGTCGTCATCAACCGACAGCGGATCGACCTCGAGGACGTCCGTGTCGTGACAGCCGACGAGAAGGAGTACACGCTCGACGAGATCGACGAGGACCAGCCCATCAACTTCCCCGTGGGGCGGACCGTCGTCATCGTCATCGAGGGGGTGGACCTGAGCACGGGCGAACACGAGATCGATATCGACTTCCAGGCCGACCCGTTCGGCGAGCTCACGCTGGAGGTCACCGACACCATCCGCGACGAGGAGACGGTTGGGGGCATCCCCCGCGACGACGAGGACAACTACTCCGAGTCCGCCATCGCGGAGCGCCACGAGTACCTCGAGGAGGAGACAGGCGTCGACCTCGAACACGTCCCCGGGAACTCCTTCGACCCCCACGAGACCGAGGGGAACGTCGAGAACTTCATCGGCGTCGCCCAGATGCCGCTCGGCGTCGCCGGGCCCGTCCAGGTCAACGGCGAGCACGCCGACGGCGAGTACCCCATCCCGCTCGCGACGACCGAGGGGACGCTCGTCGCCTCGTACTCGCGTGGCATGAAGGCCATCAACCTCTCGGGCGGCGCGAAGACGACCGTCGTCGACGACAACATGAACCGGGCGCCGGTGTTCGTCTTCGAGGACGCCCGGAACGCGCGTGACTTCCGCGACTGGGTGTTCGAGCACATGGAGACCATCCGGGAGAAGGCGGAGGAGACCTCCTCGGTCGCCGAGCTCGTCCGCATCGAGGACTACATGACGAACAACCACGTCCACCTCCGATTCGATTACACCACGGGCGACGCCGCCGGCCAGAACATGGTGGGGAAGGCGACGTTCGCGGCCTGTAACTGGATGCTCTCGGAGTACTCGGGCTACGTGGAGAACTTCTACCTGGAGGGCAACTTCGCGACCGACAAGAAGGCTTCCAAGATCAACGACCTGCAGACCCGTGGCAAGCGCGTCACCGCCGAGACCACGCTCTCGGAGCAGACGATGCTCCACCACCTCGGCGTCGAACCCAGTGCCATCCACCATCACGGACAGGTCGCCACCCTCGGCTCGTTCTTCTCGGGCGCGAACACGAACGGCGCTCACCCGGCCAACGGGCTCGCTTCGCTGTTCATCGCCTGTGGCCAGGACGAGGCCAACGTCGCCGAATCGTCGGCGGCGATGGTCAACACCACGCTGCTCGACGACAACTCCCTGCACGTCTCGGTCACCATCCCGTCGCTCATCGTCGCGACGTACGGTGGCGGGACGGGGCTGCCGACCCAGCGGGAGTGTCTCTCGATGCTGGACTGTGACGGCGCCGGCAACGTGAACAAGTTCGCCGAAATCGCAGCAGCGACCGTCCTCGCGGGCGAGCTGTCGCTGGCCTCGGCCATCTCGGCGTCGGACTGGGTCACCAGCCACGACGAACTCGGTCGGAACCGGTAG
- a CDS encoding complex I subunit 1/NuoH family protein, translated as MQGGTPLPTLLKNLLGLPDGPAFEFVAALIASSVIAAALLGLVAVSGIWGKRKITAAFTDRIAVNRHGPYGLLIIVADAVRLLSKELVVPEGVDRPAWDIAPIVMAGSALLGFAVIPMGNGLQIADPEVGLAYVFAVASIASVGLVMAGYSSNNKYSLLGGLRAVAQNLAYEIPLIITAASVVIFAGTLQMSGIVEAQTATLVSVAGIDIPSWYAFVNPFAFVLFMAANLAEVGRNPFDIPEAPTEIVAGWQTEYSSVYFVLCYLSEFIHIFLGGAIIATIFLGGPAGPVLPGVVWFIIKMVAVYLFTQWTRSAVPRVRIDQLIEIGWKGMLVLSFANLVLTAVIVGITV; from the coding sequence CTGCAGGGCGGTACGCCACTGCCGACGCTGCTCAAGAACCTGCTCGGGCTCCCGGACGGCCCGGCGTTCGAGTTCGTCGCGGCGCTCATCGCCTCGTCGGTCATCGCGGCGGCCCTGCTAGGGCTCGTCGCGGTGTCCGGTATCTGGGGCAAGCGGAAGATCACCGCCGCATTCACGGACCGAATCGCAGTCAACCGGCACGGCCCGTACGGCCTGCTCATCATCGTGGCCGACGCCGTCCGGCTCCTGTCGAAGGAACTCGTCGTTCCGGAGGGCGTCGACCGCCCGGCGTGGGACATCGCACCCATCGTCATGGCCGGCTCGGCGCTGCTGGGCTTCGCGGTCATCCCGATGGGGAACGGCCTCCAGATCGCCGACCCCGAGGTCGGCCTGGCCTACGTCTTCGCGGTCGCCTCCATCGCCAGCGTCGGGCTGGTGATGGCCGGCTACTCCTCGAACAACAAGTACTCCCTGCTCGGGGGCCTGCGCGCGGTCGCACAGAACCTCGCCTACGAGATTCCGCTCATCATCACGGCGGCGTCGGTGGTCATCTTCGCCGGCACGCTCCAGATGAGCGGCATCGTCGAGGCACAGACCGCGACGCTCGTCTCGGTCGCAGGCATCGACATCCCCTCGTGGTACGCCTTCGTCAACCCGTTCGCGTTCGTCCTGTTCATGGCCGCGAACCTGGCAGAAGTGGGTCGCAACCCCTTCGACATCCCGGAGGCACCCACGGAAATCGTCGCCGGGTGGCAGACGGAGTACTCCTCGGTCTACTTCGTGCTCTGCTACCTCTCGGAGTTCATCCACATCTTCCTTGGCGGCGCCATCATCGCGACCATCTTCCTCGGCGGCCCGGCCGGTCCGGTTCTCCCGGGCGTGGTCTGGTTCATCATCAAGATGGTCGCGGTCTACCTGTTCACCCAGTGGACTCGCTCGGCGGTCCCCCGGGTTCGCATCGACCAGCTCATCGAGATCGGCTGGAAGGGGATGCTCGTGCTGTCGTTCGCCAACCTCGTCCTCACGGCCGTTATCGTGGGAATCACCGTCTAA
- a CDS encoding NuoI/complex I 23 kDa subunit family protein, which produces MIGVLKSMATTMKHALDGETFTVAYPEETPEVSPRFRGVHKFSQERCIWCRQCENVCPNDTIQIVTDEQRNGEQYNLHIGQCIYCRLCEEVCPVDAILLTQNFEFTGDTKDDLAYSMEELKNVPWYKDIDPLASREPDRGAWIGEGDGEIDYQ; this is translated from the coding sequence ATGATAGGCGTCCTCAAATCCATGGCCACGACGATGAAGCACGCGCTCGACGGCGAGACGTTCACCGTCGCGTACCCAGAAGAAACACCCGAAGTGTCGCCGCGCTTCCGCGGCGTCCACAAGTTCTCCCAGGAGCGGTGCATCTGGTGCCGCCAGTGCGAGAACGTCTGTCCGAACGACACCATCCAGATCGTCACTGACGAGCAGCGCAACGGCGAGCAGTACAACCTCCACATCGGCCAGTGCATCTACTGCCGGCTCTGCGAGGAGGTCTGCCCCGTTGACGCCATCCTGCTCACCCAGAACTTCGAGTTCACGGGCGATACCAAGGACGACCTCGCCTACTCGATGGAGGAACTGAAGAACGTTCCCTGGTACAAGGACATCGACCCGCTCGCCTCGCGCGAACCGGACCGCGGCGCGTGGATCGGCGAGGGCGACGGCGAGATCGACTACCAGTAG
- a CDS encoding DNA methyltransferase, with translation MRTTLHLSHDHPTPLPEWVEGGDVRMPPALVRRLVSEYTEHGDRLLDPFAGFGTTLTVAESLDRKAWGIEYDADRAAYACDRLRHPDRLHHGTATDIPDDVPTLDCVLTSPPFMHESDARDPLQNHDGESDYETYLDDLAAVFGSLGSRFHRDGTLLVEAANLEHDGRTTTFAWDLADAIRELPRFRFTGEHVVAWDGETGADGVYGYGYDHSYVLVFESDIA, from the coding sequence GTGCGAACGACCCTCCACCTCTCCCACGACCATCCGACGCCCCTCCCCGAGTGGGTCGAGGGCGGCGACGTCCGGATGCCGCCCGCACTCGTCCGGCGGCTGGTCAGCGAGTACACCGAGCACGGTGACCGGCTCCTCGACCCCTTCGCCGGCTTCGGAACCACGCTGACGGTCGCGGAGTCACTCGACCGCAAGGCCTGGGGTATCGAGTACGACGCCGACCGCGCCGCCTACGCCTGCGACCGCCTCCGACATCCGGACCGACTCCACCACGGGACGGCCACGGATATCCCCGACGACGTCCCGACACTCGACTGCGTGCTCACCTCGCCACCGTTCATGCACGAGTCCGATGCCCGCGACCCACTCCAGAACCACGACGGCGAGAGCGACTACGAGACGTATCTCGACGACCTCGCGGCCGTGTTCGGGAGCCTCGGGTCACGCTTCCACAGAGACGGGACACTGCTGGTCGAAGCGGCGAACCTGGAACACGACGGTCGGACGACGACGTTCGCCTGGGACCTCGCGGACGCGATTCGGGAGCTCCCGCGCTTCCGGTTCACCGGCGAACACGTCGTCGCCTGGGACGGTGAAACGGGGGCTGATGGCGTCTACGGCTACGGCTACGACCACAGCTACGTGCTGGTCTTCGAGTCCGATATCGCGTGA
- a CDS encoding NADH-quinone oxidoreductase subunit D, protein MSLEDPTKPEAEAEPVGETAAGLDYDALEALLGDLAIGRESHINAEAFVVRPDDVAEALITLRDEAGFDHCSCVTAQEYEDRYESIYHLRKYDDPTQEVGVVVPTSRDDPVSQSGNAAYRTADWHEREAYDLVGIEYDDHPDMRRILLPETWQGHPLRKDYNQEQPQVVSLREHANPLQDDHRGGENSDTMFLNIGPHHPATHGVLHLKTTLDGETVADVESDIGYLHRCEEQLCQQGNYRHQIMPYPDRWDYISAGILNEWAYARTAEDLADIDVPEYAQVIRTMSAEMCRIASHMLAVATFALDVYGDFTAIFMYAMQDRENMQNLLEDLTGQRLMFNYLRLGGVAWDLPEPREEFFEKTRDLLDDLPERLEEYHNLITSNEIFQMRCVDTGVLEPEVAKQYGATGPVARGSGIDYDLRRDDPYGYYDELDWDVVTEDGCDNYARVLVRMQEVEESAKIIQQCVDLLEDWPEEERTIQSNVPRTLKPEPDTEIYRSVEGAKGELGIYIRSDGTSTPARFKIRSPCFSNLQTLPEMSEGEYIPDLIASLGSLDIVLGEVDR, encoded by the coding sequence ATGAGCCTGGAAGACCCTACCAAACCCGAGGCCGAGGCGGAACCGGTCGGCGAGACCGCCGCCGGCCTCGACTACGACGCGCTCGAAGCGCTGCTGGGCGACCTGGCCATCGGCCGCGAGTCCCACATCAACGCCGAGGCGTTCGTCGTCCGGCCGGACGACGTGGCGGAAGCGCTCATCACGCTCCGCGACGAGGCCGGCTTCGACCACTGTTCCTGCGTCACCGCACAGGAGTACGAGGACCGCTACGAGTCCATCTACCACCTCCGGAAGTACGACGACCCGACCCAGGAGGTCGGCGTCGTCGTGCCCACCTCGCGTGACGACCCGGTCAGCCAGTCCGGCAACGCGGCGTACCGGACCGCCGATTGGCACGAGCGCGAGGCCTACGACCTCGTCGGCATCGAGTACGACGACCACCCGGACATGCGCCGTATCCTCCTGCCGGAGACGTGGCAGGGCCACCCGCTGCGCAAGGACTACAACCAGGAGCAGCCCCAGGTCGTCAGTCTCCGCGAGCACGCGAACCCGCTGCAGGACGACCACCGGGGCGGGGAGAACTCGGACACGATGTTCCTCAACATCGGCCCCCACCACCCCGCCACCCACGGCGTCCTGCACCTGAAGACGACGCTGGACGGCGAGACGGTCGCCGACGTCGAATCCGACATCGGCTACCTCCACCGGTGCGAGGAGCAGCTCTGCCAGCAGGGGAACTACCGGCACCAGATAATGCCGTACCCCGACCGCTGGGACTACATCTCGGCCGGTATCCTCAACGAGTGGGCGTACGCCCGCACGGCCGAGGACCTCGCGGACATCGACGTGCCAGAGTACGCACAGGTCATCCGGACCATGTCCGCGGAGATGTGTCGCATCGCGAGCCACATGCTCGCGGTCGCGACGTTCGCGCTGGACGTCTACGGCGACTTCACGGCCATCTTCATGTACGCGATGCAGGACCGCGAGAACATGCAGAACCTGCTGGAGGACCTGACCGGCCAGCGGCTCATGTTCAACTACCTCCGGCTGGGTGGCGTCGCGTGGGACCTGCCCGAGCCCCGCGAGGAGTTCTTCGAGAAGACCCGGGACCTGCTGGACGACCTCCCGGAGCGCCTGGAGGAGTACCACAACCTCATCACGTCGAACGAGATCTTCCAGATGCGGTGTGTCGACACCGGCGTCCTCGAGCCCGAGGTCGCCAAGCAGTACGGCGCAACCGGGCCGGTCGCCCGTGGCTCCGGCATCGACTACGACCTCCGGCGCGACGACCCGTACGGCTACTACGACGAGCTGGACTGGGACGTCGTGACCGAGGACGGCTGCGACAACTACGCGCGCGTTCTCGTCCGGATGCAGGAGGTCGAGGAGTCCGCGAAGATCATCCAGCAGTGCGTCGACCTGCTCGAGGACTGGCCCGAGGAGGAGCGCACCATCCAGTCGAACGTGCCGCGCACCCTCAAGCCCGAGCCGGACACGGAGATCTACCGCTCGGTCGAGGGCGCGAAAGGTGAACTCGGCATCTACATCCGCTCGGACGGAACCAGCACCCCGGCACGGTTCAAGATCCGGTCGCCGTGCTTCTCGAACCTGCAGACCCTGCCCGAGATGAGCGAGGGTGAGTACATCCCCGACCTCATCGCGTCGCTGGGCTCGCTGGACATCGTCCTCGGGGAGGTGGACCGGTGA
- a CDS encoding NADH-quinone oxidoreductase subunit A: MSNPWIAIGALAVVGVAIPLTMIAVSALLRPSVPEQGKRAVYESGEIPTGNTRIRFNIQYYMVALLFVIFDIETVLIFPWTVIYRDAVSQFGLASALLPMLIFIGVLVIGLAWAWRNGAVRWVASPRGETGQSAD, from the coding sequence GTGAGCAATCCATGGATCGCTATCGGGGCGCTAGCGGTCGTGGGGGTGGCGATTCCCCTGACGATGATCGCCGTCTCCGCACTCCTCCGCCCGAGCGTGCCCGAGCAGGGAAAACGAGCCGTCTACGAGTCCGGCGAGATTCCGACGGGCAACACGCGCATCCGCTTCAACATCCAGTACTACATGGTCGCGCTGTTGTTCGTCATCTTCGACATCGAGACCGTCCTCATCTTCCCGTGGACGGTCATCTACCGGGACGCCGTGAGCCAGTTCGGTCTGGCGAGCGCGCTGCTGCCGATGCTGATATTCATCGGTGTCCTGGTTATCGGACTCGCCTGGGCGTGGCGCAACGGCGCCGTCCGCTGGGTCGCGAGCCCACGCGGCGAAACCGGACAATCGGCTGACTAA